The DNA region tttcttttatttcttctcttcTAAGTTACCCAAAACATCTTTATAATTGTTGATCATCTCGAGTATTTTGGTTATTTGCTTacgagaaaacaaataaaaaatgtcATGTTTATTTAATACCATCCGTTTTGATGTCCTACTTTCCCCCATCCAAACTCCTCAGCTAGATAGAAGCAAGTGAATTATGAGGAGATGGAATTTTCCAGTTGTAACATTAATTCATCTCTTGATTGCAGATCTTCCAGACCTGGAAAAGGCTAGAGGAAATTAGAAGCAGCTGCTTAAAACTTTCAAAAAGACGCTGATTGCCGGAGATGTTTAGGATTTAGTTTTTAGGAAACAAAATGTGACTTTCTTGCTGAAGTATTTAGATGTATAGGGAGGGGTGGTTGGAAGACTGATTTTAAGCCATGTGTATAcattacaacttgtttggatggttgttacccattgtatcgtattgtattgttatcctaaaacaatgtttgttttgattggttgtttaaaattgattgtattgtattgttaaataCATTGTTCGGGAACAACCAAAAGCCCCATTTTATGAaacaaccgatttggtgtggtgcgatcgtttcctattttcttttctaattatgtccttattactccataattctattttatcatttaaattattatttttttaattccaaaTCTCCAACCTATTGACTTACTTTGTCTTCTTCCATCTTTTCTGGAGTTGGTTTGTCCCGTTCTTTTTATTATCCAAGTCTCCGTTCAATTCTTTGTCTCTTTTCatcgttttaattttttttttagtgtAGCTAATATTAGTTAACCTTTTTTTTCCCAGGTCTTTGCTCTTGTTTCCAAGCTACGTAATTAATGATAAATTAGTAGAAAGaagttttcttaaattatttttatatgtaaTTCTAAACAATTGCGGTTATTTTAGTGAACTTATCAGTTACAGTACTGTACAATACAGTCAAAccaataacaaaaatattatttaacaacagcaaacgatacaatctattcaAACGTTGTATCCATAAAATGATACAATACAATGTATCCATAAaatgatacaatacaatacaatacaatacaatacattataaaacgatgggTAACAATGATTCAAACATAGTGTTAGTAACCTTTGTCTTTAGAAGAAAGAGTACTTTGTTATTCTACTACTTTGTTTCCTTTTCCATCTTTTCTGGATGGTTTGGTTATTAAAAATGGGAAAGGAGATATAGTTAGTCTCATTAGTATTTTCATCACGTCAAAGcaaatttcttaattaatataaCTAGGGAAGATGTTCAAATTACCATTATACTATTGGAGATGTTCTAAATTACCTTTTGTTACATATATCAGTCAATTGTGATGAATTAGTGTAATTTGGTGTAAGAATTGGGTGTGAATAGATTTTTCCCTTacataaagaagaaactttgaCGTTATGGGTATCTACGAATCTGTAACTCGCTATTTATAAATACAATTGATCATGTATGGATTAAATATATACATATCACGATTGGTTAATATTAAATGTCGTTGTATAAACGTGacattattaatattttaaaaatagctGGAGAAGTACTCCTACCAACTGATTCGGCTAAGTGTCTTCTAACCACATACACAaaacattttcatttttcaacaaAGTTTTGAATATAGAAACATAATATGAAATATAATGTATGTTACATGAATACACCATAAAAAAAATGTTCAGTACATTGTATACAACAATGTATTATCAACACATTAATATAAATAGTTCACTTCTCCTATAACTGTTTCGGcacatttaattaaaatcactGATACAGAAACATATCATGAAAAAAACATATATTATGAATACAACATAATATATGCTGTATTTATAATATGCTGCCATGAATATACTATAAAactattatgaatacatatacaTACAGTTGGATACAACATATTAGTGAAGAGGTTGTAAGTAGTAACAAGCAAACCTGATAGCATTTGACCTATCAACCCGAAATTGAAACCTTTCAGCAATTGTATATTGCTATCATCGCCTTCAATGTGGCCTTATCCTTAAATACTTGTCTAGCCATCACCTCTTTTTGATTAGTATTTGAAATAATCAAATCCCTTTTCAGTTCGAAAATCTCAATTGGTTCACCTGAGTTTAAAGACGCAAGTGCAAGTGTATCAACTGTATCAAATTTATTCACCCCATCTGTTGCGTCAAGTTGCATTAGGTATCTTTGAATTAAACTTCCTCCATCTACAATTTCTTTATCCAATGTAGTTATACACAATGGATACATCCCGAATTCTCTATTCTCCCTTTTAACCTCTACATACACCATGTAACCCATGTCGTTGTGTATTTTCATAGGCGTGCAATTTCCTTTCACTTTGTATTCAATTTTAATTGACTTGAAGCTCAAATCAATGCCTAGTTGCTTCGAAATTGAAGCAACCAAATCATTGTACGACGCATACTCCTTTATTAATATCCCGTCAATTGAATAATCGACATAACAATTTGATGTGTTTCACTTGCCAGAATGACGAATTGGCACTGTTAAACTTGCCATCTAGAAAAtcgaatttcaaaatatttctgTAGATACTTGTATCAATTCCGAGCAGAACCTCAGACAATATCAGGGAAAAAAATATCGAACTatatcagaaaaaaaaaaagagggactGAAACTCTGAAGAAGGCTCTGTTTTTTGGTGTTAAGCGTCTGACAAATCTTCTCATTAATTGGATTGATAATGTTGCATGTtataattgattttgttgagttatattaggtgTGTATCACGTTAAGTGATCTGCTTTCAGTTATTAAATAGTTGGGGAGACCTACTTTTACATTGATTTCCGtcactgtattcatgaatacatgcgcgaatatatgtgaatacaatggcgtacaactggactgccctATTTTTTAGCcgatttttgctactgtattcatgaacaCAATAGCGCGAATAcatcatgaatacagtagcgcgaatacatcaaatacattaccataacaactgaaaggtagctataaaaagtaattatatatatgatagctataaaaaattaatatccactaaacaatagtggtttctgaaaattgctcaaaatattttccttacataaagaagaaactttgaCGTTATGGTAACTACCAATCCGTAACTCCTATTTATATTCACGTAcgtacttttttattttatttttggtgatCCAAAAAATCCTCAAACTCATTTTATATAAATTTTCATAGTTatacataatttcgaaaattttaatattataaacacacacacacacacacaccagaTACAATAAAGTTCCATTTAACCGAGTCCTTTCAGCTAACTGAACATAGAACTTTGTGCTATCTATAGAGTCAACTAAAGATGAGGTTCAACTAGCTCACATTTAGCAAAGCTACACTATAATCAAGTTATGTGCACCTCACAATTGAACTTAGAAAACAATTTGTCAAAGTTCAGGTTAATCTAAACATGAGTCGTAAACTTCAGGTTACCCCTCTCCCTTCGTTTTAATACAACTGGAAACATACAATAACTTCGTTTTTAACTTGTCTAGAAAGCATTCATACTGGAAATGCTTACAGTAACTGAAAGGAAACTACAAAAACTATGTCCTCCGCACAATTTCAAGTTAAAACTATTAAAAATGTACATACAAGGAAACTTATCTAGAGAAGTTGAGACAGCCAAGGGCAATCTCCTGAACAATGATGTTAACTGAGAACAAGGAGATGGACGGATAATGATTAGCTAACATAAATTTCAATGACATAACGAACACTATGCATCTACATATTCATCATACATGAAACTGGATGTTAGAAAGGGGCGGAGCTTGTTCTACGCAGCTGATACTTAGGCTCTGGAGGTGGAACACTTGGTAACACCTTCTCTATCTCCTGCAAGTAAACATAATATTCAGTGAAACTGATAGCTGAGAAGAACGAGAATGGAGGCAACAAGGAGTAGTCTCAAAATACTTTCTAATTTTGAAAAGACAACAAACCATCAAGAACTAAGTAACAATTATTTTGCTATCTGACCAATATATATGACATATTAGTCATCAGCATAAGTGACTTCTGAGAAAGCATTTCAAGGGTTAAATCGGAACATCTTTCAGAcagaaaataaggaagaccaTGGGAAGCAGGGAAAGCATGAATTTTGCTTTCGAGATGGCCAAGATCCTGTAACCAAGTAGTGAGTCTGAGACTCACTATATTCTGTTCCAGAACTTTGCAGCATGTCTTACGTAGCACAAAGTTATGGGGTTGGTTCTATTTTTTAAGATATCAATCAGTCTAGAAGATCTTCCTCCCTCTGCACCCACCCAAGAGTCTCAGCTAAcggtcacctcaaagtagtgtaCAAAGACCATGATTTCAGTTGCGTCTCTTCTTTGCCAGATTGCATTATACTCTGATAGTCAAACCAAAAGGATAAACACATGTGGAAGAAGACATGGAATTCTTTTCTTTCATTGGTGTAGGTGTCAGCAAGAAGCAGTTTACAGGCAGACAAGATTCTCATGCCATAAATGAGCTTACATAGGAGAAGTTACTCGTGCAAATCATTACTCATTACTTAAAATAGGAAGTGTTGAACTTTTCTCAACGAAAAATCATGATGGCTTTGAAATATAACAAGAGTGCATCAACATAGGCAAAATTGAAACGGATTGTGATCATTATCAGTTTCATACAAAATGCTTGGTTGTCAAGCTACCCTCCTATTTCTTGAAAGAAACAAAGGATAAATTTAAGAGCCGATACCTTCACACCCTTCAATTTGACTTAAGGTGCTGTCTGGGTTTGATTTGGTTTAATTTTTGCAAACTAGTATATGTAAAAAGTTTTTTTGGCAAAATAACTTTGGGGGACAAATGTGTTTAATTAGTTTTTGATAACATGTCTTTGAAAACCTTTTGTGTTAGTTTAGTGTGTTAGTATAGTGAAAACCTACTATTTGGtgtttttgattttaaaaaaatttattgttggacactctaccctccccagactccacttgtgggattttactgggttgttgttgttgttattgtcggACACCAGAAACTGCTTTTTAAACAAAATGGtgtatctttttttattttttcgataAATACATCCTAAACCCCatctttgaatttctttttgataattgaaaaatcccCGAGGGCCAGTGCCGCACGGTTTGAAACTTGGTGGATAATGGGCATGCCCCTCTATTTTCCACTTAAATGTCACGCTTTTGTCGGCGGCGGCAAGGTTCAAATCTGCGTCGTGCACCTAAGCCACACATCACGCTATACGCTTTCACCACTAGACCAAAGCATTGGAGCCACCCATCTTTGATTTTTAGAAAAAATTAACCAAACATGACGTCCCTGAATTTTCCTTTGACATTGTTTAAAGGGGcgaattttatgatttttatgcACTTTAGTTTGTGGAAAGCTTACTAGTGGTTTGGACAATAGCATAACTAAGAAAAGATATCTCCTCTACTTGTCACCAAATTACATCATCGTCATGATGAAGTCCAAAATTCTTAATTCACGCGATCAAAAGTCTTCTTAAAGTCCAACTTGCATAATATCCTTGGCTCTTCCTTCTAGAGCCAACCACTTCATTTGCCACCAAAACTGCATccaatatttgtttttcttccaCAAATAGATTTTGAGAAACAGACACTGTCTTGTCTAGCATGTACGTCATAGATGCCTCAAAGCATACTAATAGCCCTATAACCCTTGATGCTCATTACTCCCTCTTTAGGTATAAAGGATGCGTTTAGGCTGCTTTCAAACTCCATAGCTTCTTGAAATTCTGCGATGGGTCTCCAACAACTCTCTCTCAATAGGTGATCAACAATGCAGGAGAAGAAAAAGCAATGTGAATTCATTTGATCCCGGGGCTTTGTCTCCCCCATCGCCTCCCTCATCTCCTCCTATAAGTCTCTCCAACCAATCCCTTATTCCTCTCCAATTTGAATATTcccaatccccccccccccccaattttccTCCATGTCAACTGTTTGTAAAATCTTGCATTGCCCCTCTCATTTCCTACTCACCCTTCATCACCGCCTTATTGACTTTATACTCTAGGGGGTGGGTATCAGTCAGTTCAGTATTTGGTTTGTCGATTTTGATAACCGAACCTAAACCGTAGTAATTTCGATTTGGTTTTAGTTTTTCATGTTCGTTTCGGTTTAATCATTTCTACTTTGGGTTCATGTAGGAATAAATCTACTTGGATACGGCCTCATAAGTTACACACAGTTGGTCAATAAAATTTAGCTAAGTTCGCTACTTTCAAAAACTAAATAgacaaaacagaaaagaaaagaaaagcgaAAAACCAATCCCTTGAAACCGACACCGAACCGAAGAACTGAAGTTATAAAAAATTAACTGTGAACCAaccaaataaactgaaaaaccaAAATCGAAAATTTTGATTTGGCCGGTTATTTCGGTTTTTATGCCAACTAGTATTACCATTCTCCTCCTTTAACCATCATGCCCTCAAATTCTGCCTCCAACTAGTCTTGTGCAGTCGCCAGTCTCTCACTTGACCTCCTCCTTGCACTCCCTTTCCTTTGGATCTCTTACCCCTTCCAATCTCTCTGTTTCTCCAAAACTCATTCATCGACTCTTTCATCTTCATCTCTATCCTCCCAAAGACGACTGCATAACTATTCCTCTAATCTTTGACTTTACCTCCAATGTCTGCACCTTGAGACAACCTGAAAAGAGTACACTTGCCAACACAGAAAGAAGATGCATACTGATACTACTTTGATCCTATTCAGATGGATGAAAACTAACAATCTGCCTTTATTTTCATGTAGACGACCATCCCCTTTTTGTATACAAAGGAAAATGATCCTCTCATAACACCCATTCCTCTTTGCTCCTAACCCCTTAAGTAAAGCCATAAACTGTTAGAAGGTTAAAGAATTAGTGTTCGAATGGTAAAGTTTAGGATATCTTTATTGATGAGGTAAATATTTTGATTAATGTTGGGAAAAGCTCTGGTATACAAGCAATAGACCAAAAGTAGAGAACATACACCAAAGGTTGAATCTTTTGACCGATTTAtcagattttgatattattgacCGATTTGGGCTTATATGCAGAAATCTTTTTCATTATTATAGCGGATCTTCCAAAAAAAAGACTTTATATCGAATAAAGTATATACTTCGACTTTCTTGTGCTAGAACTTTAGCTCGGAAACACAAAAGTACTGTACGCGCTTTTTTGAAAAGATCGGGCTCGGAATTATTGGAAGAGTTCTTAACGTCGGAAGAACAAGTTCTTTCTTTGACCTTCCCACGAGCTTCTTCTAATTTGTGGGGAGTATATAGAAGTCGGATTTGGTATTTGGATTCTCATCTTAGTTTCTCACGTGAACAAACTTGAATGAATGCAGTGAGGTTTTACAAAGATACATTGTTGTCTGTCTCTTCCTTACCCCCACCTTCTCCTATTTCAATGAACCAAGGGACACGAGAATTAACATAAAATTTCAGAAGATTGCCTGAGCGTTTTAAACTATTAAGCTATTTCCTTCTCCAATCTGAATAAGCAGTGAACTTTAACCATCAGATAGCTACTGCACCTTTATGCAACTCAACCAGCAAAAAGGAAACGTAATAGTTTAGAGGTTTTACAAAATGAAACACAATGATACAAGGATGAATATAAAGTTATAATACTAAACAGTAATTCAGTACTAGACCCTCAAAGTTCATTTTCCTTACGTATGGGGTAAGGGAAATTAAACAAGACCCAGAATGAGAAAGAGCGACTGTTCTCGTTGCATAAATGATCAACATCATTTTGTTTCTAACCTTAATAAATATGAGATATAAGAAACATTCTTTCAGGAGTTAGAGCTTCAGACAGTAAAATTAAGACGATTGTTAGACTGGATTGAATGAGAGGTTGTTCTGCAGAGCAGTGAAAATCGTACATATCTGGAAAAATATACGTTTTAATAGTAAACAGTTCAACATTATATGTTGGAAATGGTATCAAAAAATTGTTACATTGAAATTGTTCTACATTTCTTTCACATTTGTTTCTCATCTGTTTTAACATTTGGACTCATTCACACTTTTTAGTGATGACCACATCAATGCAAGTAAATGCAAATGACACAAAGTACCCATAACCATACACTCTCAAATAATGACTAGAAGGATAAGCAAATAAATACCATATTCACCGACGAGAAAGTTTTCTATCGCAAAACATACCTTTTGTCTCTTGAGCCTTTCATTCTCCTCTTCGAGGCGTGAAACCTTGTTCTCCAGTTCATGGGTGTAAGCCTGTTGATCAAAAGATAATATTTCAATAGCCATGGAGATGATAAACTATATTCAAGACTCAGCAACACATTTCAAAAAGTCACCTGCTTCCTTGCTCGTGACCTCGCTGCAGATTCCCTATTCTTAATCATCCTCTTCTGCCTCCTTTCAACAGTCTTCTCAACCACATCTTCTGGTGCAACTCTCTTTCTTCCGAGTGTTTGTGTGTCCGATAATGTGCCCAACAGAGCAGTTGGAGACATTGTCATCTGAGATTCAGGATAAGCTGCATCCATTATTGGGTTGGCAACAACAGCCAAAGGCTGTTGAACCGGATGTCCAGGCATAAAAACGGGTAGCATATTCTGCTGTTGTGGTTGCTGCGGTGGTATCTGAGGCATTGCATAATGTGACCACTGAGCTTGCTGTTGTGGCAATGCCATTGAATCACCCCCTAAACCAGAGCCTGAACTACTTCTCTTGCCCGGAGTCGGCTCAGCAACCACTCCAGCCTTAACCAAAAAATCCTCCAGTGTCATCTCACCAAGAGTACGCTGCCTCTCCTGAGTTTTCCTATCACTATTATCCCTTTTCTGCCCCTGCTGAATATCCTGCCAAACCTGATCAACAGTCTTCTTACATAGATCGCCAGTTAGCGTGATGCTTGACTGTCGATGCAGAGAACTCCCTGAAGCAACCTGGCTATGATGCAGCGCCCCGTAATCCGTTCCCCCCATTCCTTGACTAGCCTCAACAGTCCATACAGTCTTAAGAAGCTCATCAAGATTCATACTACTTAGTGGTTTCCCTAAATCCCCCAATTGATTCTGAACCTCATCAAGTGTAAGGCTATATAATGATCCTTGCCTAGCCAAAGCATTTGGCTTTGGGTCTTGTGCTTGAGTTGCACCCATACTattaccaccaccaccaccaccctgAGATCCCATCACATAAATTTACCCAACTAATCAACCACTCCAGAAAATCAATTCAAGACTCCTAACAAACCAAGAAACTAAAGTTCTAATCTTTATATGTTTTTAGCCCGATGGTTAACATCACATAAATTTTCCACTCACCCGCCTGAATATACCCAACTAATCAACCACTCCAGATATGATAAAGACTCCTTTTTTAACACACCAAGAAAGTAAAGTTCTAATCTTTCAATGTTTTTTTAGCCCAATGATTCACATCAAAAGACATTTCAAAATATCAAACCCCATTTATCACTTCCAATGATAATCATAAAACCCATCAacagatttcaaaaataataataataatcaagaaACAAAATACCCAGATCAAATTCAAGAAAATGCTAGGGATTGAGGTTAAAAAAAGGGAGAAACAGTGTtaccaagaaaatgaagaaatactcAAAAAGGGAAATAATCTTAGGGAATGAATTAGCTTGCATGCAGCAACATATGTCCAACATTCAGCCATGAGAGAACAAAAAACCCAGAAACTATGCTGCTTTGCTGCCAAAAACCTGAGGCTCAATCTAACTTCAGGTAAGAATAGAAGCAGACCCACATTCTATTCTctctagaataagaaaaaaaatgtgCACTACTATATAAAATTAGACATCCAAGACAACTTTCAAAtagataattaaataattaaataaatcttaGCCCTTAGTTTTATATGCTAAGTACTATTTATAATTGTCCAATTTTGACCTCACTCTTGCCTATGTCATCATTTTTATAGGATCGGTTTGGAACAAAGTTATTTATATGATTATAATTCCACATTTAATATGGATAAATAATATGAAGATTTTTGTGAAGAATTTATATTAGTATTAGCTTATACTTATAATCAAACACTTGGAAAcatcaaaattaatattttaatcttGGTAATCAAACAACACTAAATTAAATACTATGCATATAACAAAGAAGTAGTGACTGTTTTAATATACTGTAATTAGTCTacttaaaaattataaattgacTTTTACTTCCTCCGgtctaatttaattaattttttgaccTGTTTTTGTGGttcacaatatttgattttttcatatatcaaaaaagaattaattttttttttccaatattGTCCTTGGAGTAAAAAATTTAGaagtatttattattttttcaatgGATAAATTAATATTAATACGATCATATTAATTAACGTTAAAAGATGATTAAAGTACTtttcgtttttttctttttctcttaagCTTTCAGAAGAAAAGTCTGAATCAATTTAACCAAAAAGCAAGAGGAATAAAAGAAAAGTAGGAGCAACTAAAAAAGTTAAAAAGAGAGGCAGTGATCAAATTGTTATTTCAATTAAAAATGACAGAAATAAATCAAATTCGACTTATTTAGTGGAAAGCCAATCTAGGAcaaataaaagtttaaaatataccCACTTTGTTCtgtttattaattaaaaaaataaagacaaTGGGGGGTGAGTGTTTGGAGAGAAAAGGGGTCCATAGCATTCCCACATTTGGCACTTGATTctctactttcttaaaactttACAAAACCTGGTCTGTGGTGCTTTGCTCATCTTTTTAGGCATAGTCTTATTATACTGAGTAAAAACTGTAACATGCTAATGTGACTTGGCAGTCATCACAGCTGGTTGAGATGTGTATTTTTCCTCCTATACTGACCCGACTCCGATTAAAATTAAAGGGCGTGTGCTTTCTACCGAGGGTTTTTTGATTTTTAGAGTTCGGACTCGAGAATTTTAAATAAGAGTGAAGAAATCTCATTTATCCCATTATATCCCGATCCCTTTATATCGCGTGTGATTCTAACAAAACCCAAGTGAAATTGGTTATTTGCAAATGGATGCTTTTTCAGTTTCACTTTTCTGTTTGCTAGTAGGCATTTTGATACTTCATAACTTGGAAAGTTATTTTAATGGTCCACTACAAattctttggaaaaggttaatTGATTCTTTTATCATTACCTAATATGGAAAGGATCTCTATTTGTTCACACCTTTGTCATTTTTTAGTTTGGCAATACTAAAATAGTTTAGTCCTATTGAGGGATAGGGACGCACAATTAAACGTGATATGAAATATGCTTAGTGTACTATTGAATGGAAGCTTGTGATTTTAGAATCATTTATGGACTTGAACATGGACTTTCAAGTCAAAAAGATTGTCGATGCTCTTAACTAGCCATATTTGGCCTTTTATCTTACTTAAAAAAAGAAAGAGGTATAAAATATGAGACATCAGGTAAAAAGTGTATGGA from Nicotiana tabacum cultivar K326 chromosome 24, ASM71507v2, whole genome shotgun sequence includes:
- the LOC107815582 gene encoding ABSCISIC ACID-INSENSITIVE 5-like protein 2; this encodes MGSQGGGGGGNSMGATQAQDPKPNALARQGSLYSLTLDEVQNQLGDLGKPLSSMNLDELLKTVWTVEASQGMGGTDYGALHHSQVASGSSLHRQSSITLTGDLCKKTVDQVWQDIQQGQKRDNSDRKTQERQRTLGEMTLEDFLVKAGVVAEPTPGKRSSSGSGLGGDSMALPQQQAQWSHYAMPQIPPQQPQQQNMLPVFMPGHPVQQPLAVVANPIMDAAYPESQMTMSPTALLGTLSDTQTLGRKRVAPEDVVEKTVERRQKRMIKNRESAARSRARKQAYTHELENKVSRLEEENERLKRQKEIEKVLPSVPPPEPKYQLRRTSSAPF